AAGTGCAAATGCACAGGACTTTACAAAAACTTAGAAAATTATTAGAGGGAGAAATAAATTATGAATAATTTTATTAAAGAAATGGAAAATTTACAGATTCCAAACATCGAAAACGCTTCTTTTCAAAATACATTAAAAAATCAAATACACAGCAAATATTTCACTGCTGCCGAATCATACAGATTAAAATTCAGATTCGCAATAGGATTCGCAACTGCTATTTTTCTCGTGCTTCTAATTTTCATTATCAACCCCCAAATCCCCACAAATATTAACTCAATTGCATTCAATCTCCAAACTGCCAAGCCGGGAAATGAAATTGATGAATCATACGCAAAATATCAAAATATCCGCTACACATCTTTGGAAAATCCTGTAATTGGTCGCAATATCGAACCAGGACGCTACAAAGAAGACAATGCCTATCTCATCCGTAAATATTCTGCGGATAATAACGATGCAATTCTGGTTGTTTCAGAATTTGGACAATCAGATTCAAATTATAAAACCCAAACAAGTTACTAAAAAAAGGAGGAGTCTATGAACTCCAAAAAAAGGATGATTGCAATAATAACGATTGCACTTTTGACGATCTTTGCTTCGCTAAATGCTGCACCCAAAGCCTATATCGGCGTTTATCTTTCTGATATGAATGAATCGGAATATGATAATCTGAAAATGAAAAACAATTATGGAATTATGGTGAATGTTGTTACAGAAGAGAGTCCTGCGGAAGATGCCGGGATGAAAGCAGATGACGTGATTCTCGAATTTGCCGGTGAAAAAATTTACACCAAAGACCAAATCACGAAAATGTTAAAAGGTTTTGACCCGGGAACAAAGGTTAAATTCAAAATCTTGCGAGATGGGAAAACAAAAAAAATCAAATTGAAACTGGGTGATGCTCCGGATCCATTTAAGCGTAAAACAAAAGCCTATCTCGGTGTTTATCTGGATAATCTTGATAAAGACGATTATGAAAAACTTGGATTAACTGCTAATTTTGGAATTGAAATTACTCAAATAATTGAGAAAGAAGCAGCAGCAAAAGCCGGTCTCAAGGCAAATGATATTCTGTTAAAACTTAATGGTGAAAAAATCTACACAACCGATCAACTCACAAAAATGCTCTTGAATTTCCAACCTGAAGATAAAGTGAATCTTGAAATATTCCACGCTGGCAATTCGCAAAATTTCGAGGTGGTGCTCGGAGAAAAAGAGGTCGGATTTGAATTCTTTGAAAACAACTTGCTCCAAAAACCAGAATCCGTTTTCTTCTATAAATATAAAGAAGGCAAGGATAAAGGCATTGGAATAATGGCAAAAAAACTCTCTTCTGAAAAATTGAATGAAATTAATATCAAAAACGGAGTTGCCATTATCAGCATAATTAAAGATTCTCAGGCAGAAAAAGCCGAATTAAAAGAAAAAGATATAATTGTTACAATTAACGATGAAGACGTCGAAGATGTTTCTACTATTCAAGGAATAATCAATGATAAAGAAATAGGTGATGAAATAACAATTACTGTTTATCGCAATGGCAATTTGATCACTAAGACAGTGAAAATTGACGAACTGCCGGATGCTGAAGGTGAGATAAGTAATATCAAAATTCTGATTGACGA
Above is a window of Candidatus Cloacimonadota bacterium DNA encoding:
- a CDS encoding PDZ domain-containing protein, which produces MNSKKRMIAIITIALLTIFASLNAAPKAYIGVYLSDMNESEYDNLKMKNNYGIMVNVVTEESPAEDAGMKADDVILEFAGEKIYTKDQITKMLKGFDPGTKVKFKILRDGKTKKIKLKLGDAPDPFKRKTKAYLGVYLDNLDKDDYEKLGLTANFGIEITQIIEKEAAAKAGLKANDILLKLNGEKIYTTDQLTKMLLNFQPEDKVNLEIFHAGNSQNFEVVLGEKEVGFEFFENNLLQKPESVFFYKYKEGKDKGIGIMAKKLSSEKLNEINIKNGVAIISIIKDSQAEKAELKEKDIIVTINDEDVEDVSTIQGIINDKEIGDEITITVYRNGNLITKTVKIDELPDAEGEISNIKILIDDGELRMNIDGDESKILDFNEMLQGFKHLKNLDKLDSLKGLEGIKNINFFDDPKAIDIEVITKEKGEV